From the genome of Desulfovibrio sp. JY:
GCCCCGCTCTCCTTCTCCCTCGCCTACGCTCTATTTGCCATCCAGCTCGCCAACACAACGAAGCGCCTCGTAGAGCACGATCGAGGCGGCATTGGCGAGGTTGAGGCTGCGCACCTGGCCCCAGATGGGGATACGCAGGCGCACGGGGGCGGCGTCGAGAAGCGATTCGGGCAATCCCCGGCTTTCGGTGCCGAAGACGAGGGAATCGTCCGCGGTGTAGGTCAGGGTGTGGTAGGGAGCCGCCATGTGCCCCCGGTTGCCGGCGGTGGTGGCGACGAGGCGATTGTTAGGCCTGGCGGCCAGGTAGTCGTCGAAGCGGTCCCACACGGTAAGGTTGACGTGGGGCCAGTAGTCGAGGCCGGCGCGCTTGAGGTAGCGGTCCTCGAGAGAGAATCCCAGCGGTTTGATGAGGTGCAGGGGCGTTTTGGTCGCGGCGCAAAGTCTGGCCACGCTGCCGGTATTCTGGGGGATTTCCGGCTCGTAGAGAACGACTTC
Proteins encoded in this window:
- a CDS encoding tRNA (cytidine(34)-2'-O)-methyltransferase; translation: MIEVVLYEPEIPQNTGSVARLCAATKTPLHLIKPLGFSLEDRYLKRAGLDYWPHVNLTVWDRFDDYLAARPNNRLVATTAGNRGHMAAPYHTLTYTADDSLVFGTESRGLPESLLDAAPVRLRIPIWGQVRSLNLANAASIVLYEALRCVGELDGK